The Metabacillus schmidteae nucleotide sequence GCGGTTGGCATTAGCTTTTCTTTTAAGTTCACTAGGTATATTAGGACCGCTCAATATTGATATGTATTTGCCTAGTTTTCCAGATATCGCTGGAGATTTGGGAGCTCGTGCTTCGCTTGTACAGCTTAGTTTAACAACTTGTTTAATTGGCCTTGCCATTGGTCAAGTAATTGTCGGTCCAATAAGTGATGCACAAGGTAGACGGAAACCCTTAATGGTTTCACTATCACTATTTGCACTATCATCACTTTTTTGTGCGATTGCACCGAATATAATTGTATTGGTTATTGCCCGTTTCCTACAGGGACTTACAGCATCAGCTGGTGTTGTTCTGTCGCGTGCTGTAGTAAGAGATGTATTTAGTGGAAAAGAGTTAACAAAATTCTTTGCGTTATTAATGGTTATTAATGCGACAGCTCCGATGTTGGCTCCGATCGCTGGTGGTGCTATCTTGTTATTACCCTTTGCAAGCTGGCATACCATTTTCTATTTTTTAAGTATACTAGGCATTATTATTGTGACAATTATTTCATTAAAGTTGCCGGAAACTTTACCAATTGAGAAGCGAATGCCAAGCACAGTAGGTCATTCTGTTCGTACGATGGGAAGTTTAATTAGAGATCGTTCATTTATTGGGTATGCCCTGACAGTCGGGTTCATACATGGTGGAAGTTTTGCCTACGTTTCAGGGACACCTTTTGTCTATCAGGGTATATATGATGTTTCTCCACAAGCATTTAGTATTTTATTTGGAATTAATGGATTAGCCATTATTTCAGGAAGCTTTATGATTGGACGTTTAGGTGGAATTTTTCATGAAAAAAGCTTGCTTCGTGTCGCTGTTATAACAGCTGTCACTGCAACGACTGTCCTTTTAATCATGACGATTATGAAAGGCCCGCTTGCAACACTTGTCATTCCGATTTTTATCTATATGACATCAATGGGAATGATTTTGACAAGCTCCTTTACCCTTGCGATGGAAAAGCAAGGACATCGAGCGGGAAGTGCCAGTGCATTATTAGGCTTGCTGCCGCTTTTATTAGGATCTTTTGTTTCTCCACTAGTTGGCATAGACGAAACAACAGCAGTGCCGATGGGTGCTACGTTATTTCTTACTTCACTGATCGGATCGGTCGCATTCTTTACATTAACAAAACAACGAGAAAAAGTTTTAGATCTAAACACAGAATCGGGGACATAATGTCTCCGATTTTTTTGAAATGGGAGTATAGTTTTTTGTCGAATGATAGATTTTTAAGAAAGTTGATAGATTTCTCACCAAAGTTGATAAATTACCAGAAAAAATTGATAGATTTTAGTGGTTGAAAGGTTAAATGCCTTTTATGAACGTTACTTATCCAATCTACTTTCAAAGAGCATCCTATATTCGGTAGGTGTCATTCCCTCCTGTTCTAAAAAACGCTTATTAAAATAGCTAATACTAGGATAACCTGCCTTTAGTGCGATATCCTTTATGGTCATATCTTTTTTGTCCAATAGCCATTGCTTGCTCATTTGCAGGCGGCAAAGGGTAATGAATTGCATCGGAGTCATTTGAGTAGCTCTTTTAAATAAACGGCAAAAATAATAAGTACTAACACCTGTTTGTTCAGCCCAGTATTCCAGTTCAAATGGTTCACACGCTCTTCTTTGCATACTTGGTAAGAGTGTTTGAATCCGATCATCTAATTCCTGTCTTCGAACAGAAGTTTTTGGGGAGGCGTTTGTGATAAATTCCATTAAAAAAGTATATGTCAAAATGGAAAGCTGCAGTAAATGCAAAAAACTATTGCTTTCTGCTTCACTTAAAAGCTGTTCATGAGCTTTTTCAAGAGATGACAACTGTTGAATCGTCCATAATGAATGCTGATCAAACTCTTGTTCAGCTAAAAAAGAATGTAAGACACCTCCATAAAAATGAACCCATCGAATATTCCACGGATCATCCTTGCTGCTATAATACCTTTGCTCCTGCATTGGAAAATATAAAAAAGCATCACCACGTTTTAATGTAAACCGATTGCCGTCAATTTCAATGTATCCAGTTCCGGAAATAACAAAATGAATACTAAAATTATTTAAGGTACCTACTTGTCGGTCTACATCATGGTCAGGCTCTTCAAAGTACCAGCCAATGGATTCCGGCAGGATCATAAATTCATGATTTTGTAGAGTTGGCAGTAAATACTGTCTTAACACAAGCATCACTCTTTCAGCGCAATATTGTTTTATAAAAAAGGCAAAATGATTCTATTTTTATTTTATGTGTAGTTTCATATAATGACAATATAGTATTAAGTTTACGTGAAGGGGAGATGAACGTGGAAAAAATACGTTGGGGTATTATTGGGAGTGCTAAGATTGCAAAGGGGTCTGTCATCCCGGGGATACAGCAATCAGAAACTGGAGAAGTTGTAGCGATTGCAAGTAGAGGGTTGGAAAAAGCTAAGGTGACAGCAGAACAACTTGAGATTCCAAAAGCGTATGGAAGTTACGAGGAATTACTTGCAGATCCAGAAATTGAAGCCGTTTACATTCCGCTGCCAAATCATTTACATAAAGAATGGACAATTCGTGCAGCAGAAGCTGGCAAGCATGTATTATGTGAAAAACCGGTAGCTTTAAATGCTAATGAGGCAATTGAAATGACAGAAGCATGTCAAAAAGCTGGCGTCGTCTTTGCTGAAGCATTTATGTATCGCTATCATCCCCGTTATGAGCGTATTCGTGACATCATCCAATCTGGTGAAATCGGCGAAGTACGTGGGATTCATGCAACATTTACATTTAATAATGCCAAAGACTCAGAAAATGTCCGTTACAAAAAAGAATGGGGCGGCGGCTCCCTATACGATGTCGGTGTTTATCCAATAAGTGCAGCAAGAATGATCTTAAATCAAGAGCCGCAAGCTGCAACCGTTCACGGTTTCTTCTCAGAGCAGCATGATAACGTGGATATGATGGCTTCCGGACTTCTAGAATTTGAAAATGGCTTAGCATTAACATTTGATTGCGGGATGTGGGCAGCCTTTAGAAATGAACTGGAGATCGTAGGCACAGAAGGGCGTATTGAAGTTCCGTCGGCATTTATTGTTCATCAAAATGAGCAGGATCATATTCATGTCTACACAAAAGATGGGAAAAGAGATGTCGAGGTTCCATACGTCAATCAATACGCTTTACAGGCAGATGCTATTGGAAGAAGCATTCGAAATGGCGAACCACTACCATACCCTGCAACAGATGCCATTCTAAATATGAAAGTTCTAGATGCTTGTCTAACATCAGCAAATGAGCGTCGTCGTGTTGAATTATAAAAAAATGGAGGGGTTACGATGAAAACAATTACGATACCGGGTATAGAAAAGCCAATTACATCATTAATTCAAGGTTCAGATTATTTTAAACCTAGTGTATACGAGAAAGTATGCAATGTTCTTGATCGTTATGTAGCCATCGGAGGAAATACCATTGATACGGCTCATATCTATTGTGGCGGAGAAAGTGAAGTTGCAATTGGGATGTGGATGAAAGAACGTAATAATCGTGAGGATATTGTGATCCTGACAAAAGGGGCCCATCACGATCACACAGGTCCACGCGTGAATGCTGAAGCAATCTCTGAGGAATTATTTGTAAGCTTAGATCGCCTACAAACAGATTATGTTGATTTATACGCTCTTCATCGTGACGATCCAACCGTACCTGTAAGTGAAATAATAGATGCGTTAAACGAACATATTAAGGCTGGCAGAATTAAAGCCATTGGAGGATCGAACTGGACTGTCCAGAGATTACAGGAAGCAAATGAATATGCAGCTGAAAACGGGCTTGTTGGATTTACCTTTAGTAGCCCAAATCTGAGTTTGGCAAAGGTAAATGAGCCATTCTGGGCGGGGTGTGTATCGGCTAATGCAACTGACCTAGCATGGCATAAAGAACATCAATTTCCACTTTTATCATGGTCTTCACAAGCCAGGGGCTTTTTCACAGGACGTTTTTCACCTGAGGATAGAAGTAACAGTGACATTGTGCGTGTTTTTTATAGTGATGCAAACTGGGAACGCCTGCGTCGTGCAGAACAATTAGCTAAAGAAAAAGGTGTTACGACCATTCAAATCGCACTTGCATATGTACTTAACCAGCCGTTTCCTGCTTGTGCCCTGATTGGAGCACAAAATGAACAGGAGTTACAATCATGTAACGAAGGTTCAATGGTTGTCCTGACAGAAGAAGAATTAAATTGGCTAGAGAATGTGTAAAATTAATAATCGTATATTACTAGAAAAATAAATTTTTATTATGGCTTAAATCCTTGTTAGCTGGGGTTTAAGCTTTTTTGTTTTAGTAATAAAGTTGAAAAGAAACTTTACACCCCTATATTATATTGAACAACTTATCATTTATCATTAAAATAAAACCAATAAATGAAACCGTTTTATTTTGCGGAAAGACCTCAGGAGGTAAAATCATGCCATTTTCAACTAAGCTTAAATACTACTTAAATAGATATATCCTGGAAAGCATGCAAAGAAAGCTTATGGTAACACTGCTTCTTGTCATGATGGTCCCTTTATTAATTTTTATGTTGGTCTCAACACATATTTCCAGAGGTGCTGTGGAATCTTCGGAAATAAGCTCAAACCAATCTAGAATGGAGCTATCTAAGAGTTACATAGAAGAACAACTTAACTGGTTTGATGATTTTTTGTTTACAGCCCTTGTAGATGAAAATCTGGTTCCAAGTATAACCACAATTGAT carries:
- a CDS encoding Gfo/Idh/MocA family protein: MNVEKIRWGIIGSAKIAKGSVIPGIQQSETGEVVAIASRGLEKAKVTAEQLEIPKAYGSYEELLADPEIEAVYIPLPNHLHKEWTIRAAEAGKHVLCEKPVALNANEAIEMTEACQKAGVVFAEAFMYRYHPRYERIRDIIQSGEIGEVRGIHATFTFNNAKDSENVRYKKEWGGGSLYDVGVYPISAARMILNQEPQAATVHGFFSEQHDNVDMMASGLLEFENGLALTFDCGMWAAFRNELEIVGTEGRIEVPSAFIVHQNEQDHIHVYTKDGKRDVEVPYVNQYALQADAIGRSIRNGEPLPYPATDAILNMKVLDACLTSANERRRVEL
- a CDS encoding aldo/keto reductase, with product MKTITIPGIEKPITSLIQGSDYFKPSVYEKVCNVLDRYVAIGGNTIDTAHIYCGGESEVAIGMWMKERNNREDIVILTKGAHHDHTGPRVNAEAISEELFVSLDRLQTDYVDLYALHRDDPTVPVSEIIDALNEHIKAGRIKAIGGSNWTVQRLQEANEYAAENGLVGFTFSSPNLSLAKVNEPFWAGCVSANATDLAWHKEHQFPLLSWSSQARGFFTGRFSPEDRSNSDIVRVFYSDANWERLRRAEQLAKEKGVTTIQIALAYVLNQPFPACALIGAQNEQELQSCNEGSMVVLTEEELNWLENV
- a CDS encoding Bcr/CflA family efflux MFS transporter, which gives rise to MLHNPTGKERLALAFLLSSLGILGPLNIDMYLPSFPDIAGDLGARASLVQLSLTTCLIGLAIGQVIVGPISDAQGRRKPLMVSLSLFALSSLFCAIAPNIIVLVIARFLQGLTASAGVVLSRAVVRDVFSGKELTKFFALLMVINATAPMLAPIAGGAILLLPFASWHTIFYFLSILGIIIVTIISLKLPETLPIEKRMPSTVGHSVRTMGSLIRDRSFIGYALTVGFIHGGSFAYVSGTPFVYQGIYDVSPQAFSILFGINGLAIISGSFMIGRLGGIFHEKSLLRVAVITAVTATTVLLIMTIMKGPLATLVIPIFIYMTSMGMILTSSFTLAMEKQGHRAGSASALLGLLPLLLGSFVSPLVGIDETTAVPMGATLFLTSLIGSVAFFTLTKQREKVLDLNTESGT
- a CDS encoding AraC family transcriptional regulator; protein product: MLRQYLLPTLQNHEFMILPESIGWYFEEPDHDVDRQVGTLNNFSIHFVISGTGYIEIDGNRFTLKRGDAFLYFPMQEQRYYSSKDDPWNIRWVHFYGGVLHSFLAEQEFDQHSLWTIQQLSSLEKAHEQLLSEAESNSFLHLLQLSILTYTFLMEFITNASPKTSVRRQELDDRIQTLLPSMQRRACEPFELEYWAEQTGVSTYYFCRLFKRATQMTPMQFITLCRLQMSKQWLLDKKDMTIKDIALKAGYPSISYFNKRFLEQEGMTPTEYRMLFESRLDK